From one Liolophura sinensis isolate JHLJ2023 chromosome 10, CUHK_Ljap_v2, whole genome shotgun sequence genomic stretch:
- the LOC135476878 gene encoding uncharacterized protein LOC135476878 yields the protein MRVEAFVCGLTVFLFVCLSVNALSSNGRHVCRHTRVESYTAQDRYKTKCGFLNWKRCTRYRRVTRTRTATDYRCCSGWSSVDNVHCDRAICFGLTPGTCPNGGKCVRPGVCSCRPGFSGARCPDIIECNSGNGGCEHQCVNTVGSFRCQCNSGYGLLSNQRNCKPVCFGQSPGVCANGGTCTAPNSCRCPAGYSTPQCADINECSNNNGGCAQLCDNLPGSFRCRCGRGFGLLGDGKSCKPICHGAPLGTCKNGGTCLKPDVCACPVGFAAPTCDDINECNTNNGGCSQTCTNTQGSYKCSCEAGYGLVDGSQCKPICFGGAPGTCPNGGKCLSPDRCSCPPGYAGSPCADVNECQTGNGGCSQTCSNTVGSFTCSCKPGYQLDADGRTCKALCQGLPAGTCPNGGTCIEPDVCECPNGFSAPTCEDINECQSNNGGCEQQIPLADDGKSCTDIDECTEGTSGCSNFCVNDPGSFHCDCPLGYELGDDGLQCQDLDECKTNNGGCSHICANTDGSFVCSCRDGFVLDGDRKTCRDASDCGDKQFVWCWPQCTQSGTSCDCPPGHVLHSNGLNCVDPCFIKPCQHNGMCSKPSPDATTFTCDCTNTGYEGDRCETGIISLPDNVRVRAGVLSDNFVVTAFPEQELILSAETTDGIQVFPDRLFIRSPATSATFKVLSPDSGKFVVSFRASGADAASFSDVTTLEVLSDDVFSKYQIPFEGLPEGNFFIDLSLQGEDYKFTSTSQWYRLNSNPNIFFTKGVTFSSVGNLSVPMSVNGLEVNVNNELTVGPVSGLRGPNVGSAVSGEVIRRARQATFELSVKDINDFIKKHSLLKQVFAFLQLLLPPWLRMFVATNSPQPFFFAQIATGSTVKKLRYCAGAPVNDDSRYHVFRFTHAIVLTLVNQDVYLPELHSEQYCIILDLYKDFGTTFMMMFPDKAAALLAEVEVFKKLKEDSGVKVFPNGIGFSLFRKLNVRPIGSELELWNGDETFKYPLSQTATFWVSLEVSRVRDPNKSFDFSVAPVPVETYAALPDIRKILTHVFVDPWEVYLKSGGKPMEVALYVTILKNRATISLSFGNFLQHSLQAFGSVGGPGPRTYCGPQANPPGVFTTVFVDAKLLRGVPVIQDLAFNIELEADFFYRLDDADISNVPRPIDIIKSVLAQVKQAVIELLNFVVTEIQKYVGVIAPVILEAIQEFRQHIQALLQLVNQFLDKFNLTALIKNVADLVKDIIESINNLVQKVRQLVDLIKLMFEKTLKNFITFVKTKVDEIKNNTLTMVQSLYNETVGIFKGPKTFGIRGYFSITVLGLSLGIEGEFVKSDAHLRRCGDLVEIFDHMNGEAAWRAFGVVDAFKIGLANGKANSGGKIENKLWSLVSVKLGFGFGLALASDSNNFVVQLHARLNFFGAKATADLFVTNKEIATRAEVNIWDIFRARLTIRATVFVNVADWALQIRGEFIPGGGRKRQAGNNVQASLGDAIRKFVNRLADEAVKRIDKAKEAVNVAKDKVTSAQRWLDEKKDDVDKANVFFDKGVEGLERAKQKVEAAKGPFKKALEKLKAAQKRVDRLCKIKTCSKICIPGIKFKKCKVGWVKIPCPRWTSCMIKIPNPLCVAANLACRALRGVAFLALEAAKLFVRAPMLALDIAKGLLSAAQVIVDKARIVLEVAKLALDGAKLLLEGVKGLLSAANATLEGVKFAVRAVSYAINFIVKYGLQSIIDIGNCGFEIELSTRDLFEFEIFCDVNPFRLGWRTVRFRLNFRNIFGSIWNAAKSLVNGFLDSVKKLVGRRKRDIDHEVFSRLHKAFRYRRQAGNGTFDESVFDSLDDRVSNNTVLTNTTRESEIQFWREQCSRYSPVITFLRQSIEELNNVTKELETSMQEVSNRGSETVEIRNSLLDMNADDSEIDYTVAEEDFNVTRDQVADVLNDVNTNMQDDDLVKESKSATEYVIQSNEEALNSFASAEILPFWRERMENMTLELLSTDECSGFYDCVIWSFGEIYQLVDSVDPQLLPGAQQDLPPLEEQFYSLFDNNTKSFAELINTTTEILNELRLLNTDEVFCATVPEITKSPRNVTVRSGESVTLTCSASSVPEPSYYWYKNEEMYATGGSLILTGLTSEDAGEYVCVAGNHVTNVTSDPAVVTVISPPRILSQPPSRIEALIGEKVVIVCNVSASPEANITWRLVSDDAFKVENKSLVLPSVQESDAGAYRCEAANEYGSVSTNEMTLEVLEARPLCPTVTLKFGFITAEPGKVKENETLLQKDVNNVPLQTAFRETVMFVANVTTLPVTVDVSILTSPPNVAVLSMTAGCEEVPQTCVSAICQQIYSDAHQFLQQTITNLQEVILSDKPLFINHEKAFYFNPSIVNIPEESNSCPKGFKENDAQLCVKFDDGSPQNLRISRAIRFGPVTTFILNWDSPTQADEIVRQLGYVVEISNLMYNPPSVQRTFYPSFGILLQAKDGETTVRVRAVQENGLSPAAEIVIPAVGEENTAGSYPIFAPA from the exons ATGCGCGTGGAGGCATTTGTCTGTGGCCTGACAGTCTTTCTGTTCGTCTGTCTGTCCGTGAATGCTCTCTCGTCGAACGG TCGACATGTTTGTAGACACACACGAGTAGAATCCTACACCGCTCAAGACCGCTACAAAACCAAATGCGGATTTTTAAACTGGAAACGGTGTACTCGCTACAG GCGAGTGACTCGTACGCGGACAGCCACAGACTACAGGTGTTGTTCCGGGTGGTCGAGTGTAGACAACGTCCACTGTGACAGAG CAATTTGCTTTGGACTGACCCCTGGGACTTGCCCTAACGGCGGAAAGTGCGTCAGACCAGGAGTTTGTTCCTGTCGTCCGGGCTTTTCTGGCGCTAGATGCCCAG ATATTATTGAATGCAACTCGGGTAATGGCGGATGTGAACATCAGTGCGTGAATACAGTTGGATCCTTCCGTTGTCAGTGCAACTCGGGCTATGGACTACTTTCAAACCAAAGAAACTGTAAAC CGGTGTGTTTTGGCCAAAGCCCCGGGGTATGCGCTAACGGTGGCACGTGTACAGCTCCAAACAGCTGCCGGTGTCCGGCCGGATACTCTACCCCTCAGTGCGCAG ACATTAATGAatgcagcaacaacaacggtgGCTGTGCGCAGCTGTGTGACAATCTCCCCGGGTCTTTCCGGTGTCGATGTGGGCGCGGTTTCGGGTTACTGGGAGACGGGAAATCCTGCAAGC CAATTTGCCACGGTGCACCACTCGGCACGTGCAAGAATGGCGGAACGTGTCTCAAACCAGACGTGTGCGCATGCCCTGTGGGATTTGCCGCTCCGACATGCGACG ATATCAACGAATGTAACACGAACAACGGCGGCTGTAGCCAGACTTGTACGAACACCCAGGGGTCATACAAGTGTAGCTGTGAGGCTGGGTACGGGCTGGTGGACGGAAGTCAGTGTAAAC CGATCTGCTTCGGCGGAGCCCCCGGGACATGCCCTAATGGTGGTAAATGTCTGAGCCCCGACAGGTGCTCCTGCCCCCCGGGATATGCAGGATCACCCTGCGCTG ATGTTAACGAGTGCCAGACAGGCAATGGTGGATGTTCTCAGACTTGCTCAAACACCGTAGGATCCTTCACGTGCTCCTGCAAGCCGGGTTACCAGCTAGATGCTGACGGACGTACTTGCAAAG CACTCTGTCAGGGACTTCCAGCAGGCACCTGTCCAAATGGTGGCACCTGCATAGAACCGGATGTTTGCGAATGCCCAAACGGTTTCTCTGCGCCTACATGTGAAG ATATAAACGAATGTCAATCCAATAATGGTGGATGTGAACAGCA GATACCGTTAGCTGATGACGGGAAGTCATGCACAG ATATCGACGAGTGCACAGAAGGCACTTCCGGTTGCAGCAATTTTTGTGTCAATGACCCCGGAAGTTTCCACTGTGATTGCCCTCTGGGATACGAGCTTGGAGATGACGGACTTCAGTGTCAAG ATCTGGATGAATGCAAAACGAATAACGGCGGTTGCTCCCATATCTGTGCCAATACTGACGGGTCTTTCGTGTGCTCGTGTCGGGATGGGTTTGTCCTGGACGGGGACAGAAAAACATGCAGAG ATGCTTCAGACTGCGGCGACAAACAGTTCGTCTGGTGTTGGCCCCAGTGTACACAGTCAGGAACTTCATGTGACTGTCCTCCAGGTCATGTACTACATAGCAACGGACTGAACTGTGTTG ACCCCTGTTTTATCAAGCCCTGTCAGCATAACGGTATGTGCTCCAAACCCTCTCCTGATGcaaccacatttacatgtgactgTACAAACACGGGTTACGAAGGAGACCGCTGTGAAACAGGAATCATCTCACTGCCAGACAATGTGCGAGTCAGAGCCGGTGTCCTATCAGACAATTTCGTGGTGACAGCATTCCCGGAGCAGGAGTTAATTCTCAGTGCCGAAACAACGGACGGTATCCAGGTTTTTCCTGATCGATTGTTTATCCGGAGTCCAGCTACTAGCGCCACTTTTAAAGTTCTTTCTCCTGACAGTGGGAAATTCGTCGTCAGCTTCAGGGCTTCCGGAGCAGACGCTGCATCTTTCAGTGACGTCACCACCCTCGAGGTTCTGTCCGATGACGTATTCTCAAAATACCAAATTCCCTTTGAGGGGCTTCCTGAGGGGAATTTCTTCATCGACCTCAGTCTCCAAGGTGAGGACTATAAGTTCACTTCGACGTCTCAGTGGTACCGACTCAACTCCAACCCGAATATCTTCTTCACCAAAGGTGTCACATTCTCCTCTGTTGGAAATCTCTCGGTACCCATGTCTGTGAACGGTCTGGAGGTAAACGTAAACAACGAGCTAACAGTCGGTCCTGTGAGTGGCCTTCGGGGCCCAAATGTAGGATCGGCTGTTTCGGGAGAAGTCATCAGAAGAGCGAGACAAGCTACCTTTGAACTCTCAGTCAAAGATATCAACGACTTCATCAAGAAACACAGCTTACTGAAGCAGGTATTTGCATTCCTTCAGCTTTTATTGCCACCTTGGTTGAGGATGTTTGTGGCCACAAACTCTCCACAGCCGTTCTTCTTTGCCCAAATAGCAACCGGAAGTACAGTAAAGAAGTTACGCTACTGCGCAGGTGCACCGGTAAATGACGACTCCAGATATCACGTATTCCGCTTTACTCATGCCATTGTACTGACGCTTGTCAACCAAGACGTGTATTTGCCAGAACTCCACAGTGAGCAGTACTGCATCATCCTGGACTTGTATAAAGATTTCGGCACGACGTTCATGATGATGTTTCCCGATAAAGCAGCAGCTCTTCTGGCGGAAGTTGAAGTATTCAAAAAGCTGAAAGAAGACTCGGGTGTGAAGGTTTTTCCCAATGGCATTGGATTTTCTTTGTTTAGAAAGCTAAACGTACGCCCCATCGGGTCTGAACTGGAGTTGTGGAACGGGGACGAAACATTCAAATACCC CCTTAGCCAGACGGCTACGTTTTGGGTATCTTTGGAGGTTAGCCGAGTTCGAGATCCCAACAAATCCTTTGATTTTTCAGTAGCCCCAGTTCCAGTAGAAACTTACGCCGCTCTGCCTGATATTCGAAAG ATTTTGACGCACGTGTTTGTTGACCCCTGGGAAGTTTACCTGAAGTCTGGCGGGAAACCAATGGAAGTGGCTCTATATGTCACGATACTGAAGAATCGAGCTACAATTTCCTTGTCATTTGGCAATTTCCTGCAACACAGTTTACAAGCGTTTGGGTCTGTTGGAG GTCCAGGACCGAGAACATACTGTGGACCCCAAGCCAATCCTCCTGGCGTTTTCACCACAGTGTTTGTTGACGCCAAACTTCTCCGTGGCGTCCCCGTCATTCAGGATCTTGCCTTTAACATTGAGCTGGAAGCAGACTTTTTTTACCGTCTGGATGACGCTGACATTTCCAATGTTCCTCGACCGATTGATATCATAAAATCTGTTTTAGCTCAGGTTAAACAGGCTGTTATTGAGCTCCTGAACTTCGTCGTGACCGAAATTCAAAAATACGTCGGGGTCATCGCACCAGTCATACTTGAAGCAATACAAGAATTTCGCCAGCACATTCAAGCGCTGTTGCAATTGGTCAATCAGTTTTTGGACAAATTCAACTTGACGGCGTTGATAAAGAATGTGGCCGATCTTGTCAAAGATATCATAGAGAGCATCAATAATCTGGTTCAGAAAGTCAGACAGCTGGTGGACCTTATCAAACTGATGTTCGAAAAAACCCTCAAGAACTTTATAACATTTGTGAAAACGAAGGTGGATGAGATTAAGAACAACACCCTAACTATGGTACAGTCGCTCTATAACGAGACTGTCGGCATCTTCAAGGGTCCAAAAACATTTGGAATACGCGGTTACTTCTCGATCACTGTTTTGGGTCTGTCTTTAGGCATCGAGGGCGAATTCGTGAAATCTGACGCTCATTTACGGCGCTGTGGGGATTTAGTAGAAATCTTCGATCACATGAATGGAGAAGCGGCGTGGCGAGCATTTGGTGTCGTAGATGCATTCAAAATTGGCCTTGCCAACGGAAAAGCAAACAGTGGCGGGAAAATAGAGAACAAACTATGGAGTCTAGTTTCGGTAAAACTGGGATTTGGCTTCGGGCTCGCCTTAGCAAGTGACAGCAACAATTTTGTTGTACAGCTTCACGCTCGTCTGAATTTCTTCGGAGCCAAAGCCACAGCAGATCTCTTCGTCACCAACAAGGAGATTGCCACGCGGGCGGAAGTTAACATCTGGGATATTTTCAGAGCCAGACTAACTATCCGAGCCACGGTATTTGTAAATGTCGCAGACTGGGCTTTACAGATTCGAGGTGAATTTATTCCTGGTGGTGGCCGCAAGCGCCAGGCAGGCAACAACGTTCAAGCAAGTCTCGGAGATGCCATACGAAAATTTGTGAACAGGTTAGCTGATGAAGCAGTTAAACGAATAGACAAAGCCAAGGAGGCGGTAAACGTAGCCAAAGATAAGGTTACGAGTGCGCAGAGATGGTTGGACGAGAAAAAAGACGACGTTGACAAAGCCAACGTTTTCTTCGATAAGGGCGTGGAAGGCTTAGAACGCGCAAAGCAAAAAGTGGAGGCGGCTAAGGGTCCTTTCAAGAAAGCGCTTGAAAAATTAAAAGCTGCACAAAAGAGAGTCGATCGTCTTTGTAAGattaaaacatgttcaaaaattTGCATTCCTGgtataaaatttaagaaatgtAAGGTTGGCTGGGTAAAGATCCCGTGTCCAAGATGGACAAGTTGTATGATCAAGATTCCTAATCCTCTGTGTGTGGCTGCAAATTTGGCTTGTCGTGCTCTACGAGGTGTTGCGTTTTTAGCACTGGAAGCGGCCAAACTTTTCGTTAGGGCGCCTATGCTTGCCTTAGACATCGCCAAAGGTCTCCTGTCCGCCGCGCAAGTTATTGTAGACAAGGCGCGTATTGTCTTAGAGGTCGCAAAATTGGCTTTAGACGGAGCCAAGTTACTTCTAGAAGGTGTTAAAGGATTACTGAGTGCCGCCAACGCCACACTAGAGGGTGTCAAATTCGCTGTTAGAGCTGTGTCGTATGCAATCaatttcattgtgaaatatGGCTTACAAAGTATCATCGACATTGGTAATTGTGGGTTTGAGATTGAGTTATCCACAAGAGACTTGTTTGAGTtcgaaatattttgtgatgttaatCCATTTCGGCTTGGCTGGCGCACTGTTCGTTTCCGTTTAAATTTCCGCAACATTTTTGGTAGCATTTGGAATGCAGCAAAATCATTGGTCAACGGCTTTTTGGATTCTGTGAAGAAACTGGTTGGGCGACGAAAGCGGGACATAGATCACGAAGTATTTTCTAGACTTCACAAGGCGTTCCGCTACCGACGACAGGCGGGAAATGGAACGTTCGATGAAAGTGTGTTCGACAGTCTTGATGATCGAGTCTCAAATAATACCGTGCTTACAAATACAACCCGAGAGAGTGAAATTCAGTTCTGGAGAGAACAATGCTCTCGCTACTCTCCTGTAATAACATTTCTCCGACAGAGTATAGAAGAGCTGAATAACGTCACAAAAGAGTTGGAGACTTCCATGCAAGAAGTTTCCAATCGTGGTTCAGAAACTGTAGAGATACGAAATTCCTTACTCGACATGAATGCTGATGACTCTGAAATTGACTACACCGTGGCCGAAGAAGACTTCAACGTGACCAGAGATCAAGTTGCCGATGTCTTGAATGACGTGAATACAAACATGCAGGATGATGACCTAGTGAAGGAAAGCAAATCTGCAACAGAGTACGTTATTCAAAGCAACGAGGAGGCACTGAACAGTTTTGCTAGTGCAGAAATCTTACCTTTCTGGCGGGAAAGGATGGAAAATATGACTCTGGAGCTGTTGTCTACTGATGAGTGCTCTGGGTTTTATGACTGTGTGATTTGGAGTTTTGGGGAAATTTACCAACTCGTGGATTCTGTCGATCCACAGCTTCTTCCAGGAGCTCAGCAAGATTTACCACCTTTAGAAGAACAATTCTACAGCCTTTTCGACAATAACACCAAGAGTTTTGCAGAGTTGATAAATACAACAACGGAGATCTTGAACGAGCTGCGGTTGTTGAATACAGATGAGGTTTTCTGTGCCACAGTGCCAGAAATCACAAAAAGTCCCAGAAACGTCACTGTGAGGTCAGGAGAAAGTGTCACGTTAACGTGCTCTGCTTCAAGCGTCCCTGAGCCTAGCTACTACTGGTACAAGAATGAGGAAATGTACGCTACTGGTGGTTCTCTCATACTGACAGGACTGACGAGTGAAGATGCCGGAGAGTACGTTTGTGTGGCTGGAAATCACGTGACCAACGTGACGTCCGACCCAGCCGTTgtcacagttatctcccctcctAGAATTCTGTCTCAACCGCCATCCCGCATTGAAGCTCTTATCGGCGAAAAAGTGGTTATTGTGTGTAATGTTTCCGCTTCACCGGAGGCAAACATAACATGGCGTCTGGTCTCCGATGATGCCTTTAAAGTGGAAAATAAATCCCTAGTGTTGCCTTCCGTCCAGGAATCAGATGCTGGAGCTTACAGATGCGAAGCTGCGAACGAGTACGGCAGTGTTTCAACTAATGAAATGACGCTTGAGGTCTTGGAAGCCAGACCTCTTTGTCCCACAGTGACATTGAAGTTTGGATTTATAACAGCCGAGCCGGGCAAAGTGAAAGAAAACGAAACATTACTTCAAAAAGATGTAAACAACGTGCCTTTACAGACAGCTTTCCGCGAGACCGTGATGTTTGTCGCAAATGTCACAACGTTACCAGTCACCGTTGACGTCAGCATACTGACGTCACCACCAAACGTCGCCGTGTTGTCTATGACGGCGGGCTGTGAGGAAGTGCCTCAGACGTGTGTTTCCGCGATCTGCCAGCAGATATACAGTGATGCCCATCAATTCCTTCAACAAACCATCACCAACCTTCAAGAAGTGATCCTCTCTGACAAGCCATTGTTCATCAATCACGAAAAGGCATTTTATTTCAACCCTTCAATTGTGAACATACCAGAAGAGTCGAACAGCTGTCCCAAAGGGTTTAAGGAAAATGACGCCCAGCTATGTG TGAAATTTGATGATGGATCTCCACAGAACTTACGCATTTCTAGAGCCATTCGCTTCGGCCCGGTGACAACTTTTATTCTGAACTGGGATTCTCCAACACAAGCTGACGAGATTGTCAGACAGCTAG GGTACGTTGTGGAAATTTCCAACCTAATGTACAACCCACCCAGTGTACAGAGGACGTTCTACCCGTCGTTTGGTATCTTACTTCAAGCGAAGGATGGAGAGACTACTGTAAGAGTGAGGGCAGTTCAAGAGAATGGACTCAGTCCTGCGGCTGAGATTGTCATCCCTGCTGTCGGCGAAG AGAACACAGCCGGATCATATCCCATATTTGCACCAGCGTAG